The Streptomyces laurentii region GACATCGCCCGCAACAACCCCGGGATGATGGCCAACCAGCTCCCGCTGCGGCTCACCGTCGACCCGGCCACCACCCGCTCCCAGCTGCTGCGCCAAGTCGCGTCCCGGCTGGCCGAGCTCCTGGAGCACCAGAACTACCCGTACGACGACCTGCGGCGCGACCTGAAGCTCGTCGGCAGCGGCGGTCACCTCTTCGGGGTGCAGGTCAACATCATCCCGGGCAGCGGCGACCTGCTCTTCGACGGCCACCCCACCTACGCCCGCACCCTCCAGGGCGGCCCGGTCCCCGACCTCAACATCAGTGTCCGCTCCCAGAGCACCGGACAGGGCGCCGCCATCGACTTCGAGGCCCCCGCCGACCGCTACACCGAGGACGAACTCGCCGCCCACCAGGACCGCTTCCTGCGCTACCTCACCGCGCTGGCCACCGCCCCCGCCGACCTCCCGATCGGCCGCCTCCCGCTCCTCGGCCCCGACGAGCACGAACGCGTCCTCGTGGAGTGGAACGACACCGGCCGGCCGGACGCCGGGACCACCTTCCCCGAGCTGTTCGAGCGGCAGGTCCGGGCCACCCCGCACGCCGACGCCGTACGGGCGGGGGAGACCACGCTCTCGTACGAACGGCTCAACGCCCGCGCCAACCGCCTCGCCCGCCTCCTCGCCCGCATGGGCGCCGGTCCCGACACCCGGGTCGCCGTCGCCATGGACCGCTCACCGGACGCGGTCGTCGCCGTCCTGGCGGTCCTCAAGGCGGGCGCCGCGCACCTTCCGGTCGACGTGTCGTACCCGGCCGAGCGCATCGCGTACATGCTGGACGACGCGCGCCCCGCCCTGATGCTCACCACCCGCGCGGCCGCCGCCCGGCTCGACGGCCTCGCCGGCCTCCCCGAGCAGCTGTTCCTGGACGAGCTGTTCGTCGGCGGCCTCTTCCTGGACGAGCTCGTCCTGGACGAGGCGTCCCTGGCGCCGCACTCCGACGACAGCGACCTCACCGACGCGGACCGGACCGCGCCCCTGCGCCCCGGTCACACCGCGTACGTCATCTACACCTCCGGGTCCACCGGGCGTCCCAAGGGCGTGCTGGTTCCGCACACCGGGATCGCCGCCCTCGCCTCCACCCAGGCCGACCGGCTCGCGCTGCGGCCCGGCGAGCGCGTCCTGATGTTCGCCTCGCCCAGCTTCGACGCCTCGGTGTGGGAGCTGGGCACCGCGCTCCTCACCGGCGGCTGCGCGGTCGTCGCCCCGGCCGAACGCCTCCAGCCGGGGCCCGCCCTGGCCGCCCTGATCGCCGAGACCGGCGTCAGCTGCCTGCTGCTCGCGCCCTCCGCGCTGTCCGTGATGGCCGAGGGCTCGATCCCGCCGGGCGTCACGCTGGTCGTCGGCGCCGAGGCGTGCCCGCCCGACCTCGTGGAGCGCTGGTCGCCCGGCCGCCGCATGGTCAACGCCTACGGGCCCACCGAGTCCACCGTCATCACCACCATGAGCGACCCGCTCGCCGGGCGCACCGTGCCCCGCATGGGCCGCCCCGTGCACCGCACCCGGGTGCGCGTCCTGGACGAGGCGCTGCGCCCGGTCCCGGCGGGCGTGGCCGGCGAGGTCTACATCGCGGGCTCCGGCCTGGCGCGGGGCTACCTGAGCCGCCCCGGCCTGTCCGCCGGGCGGTTCGTCGCCGACCCGTACGGCGAGCCCGGCGCCCGCATGTACCGCTCCGGCGACCTCGCGCGCTGGACGTCCGACGGCGAGCTGGAATACCTGGGGCGCGGCGACGACCAGGTCAAGGTGCGCGGCTTCCGCATCGAGCCCGGTGAGATCGAGGCGGTCCTCGCGGCCGACCCGGCCGTCGGGCACGCCACGGTCGTCGTCCGCGAGGACGCCCCCGGCGTGCGCCGCCTCGTCGCCTACGTGGTGCCGGGCCCGGACGCGATGCCCGAGCCCGCCGCGCTGCGGGAGCTGGCCGCCGCCGGGCTGCCCGAATACATGGTGCCCGCCGCCGTCGTGGTGCTCGACGCGCTGCCCCTCACCCCCAGCGGCAAGCTGGACCGGAATGCCTTGCCCGCACCGGAGTTCACCGGCGCCGCCGAGAGCCGCGCCCCGCGCGACGAGCGCGAGCGGCTGCTGTGCGAGCTGATCGGCGAACTCCTCGGCGCCACCGCCGTCGGCATCGACGACAACTTCTTCGACCTGGGCGGCGACTCGATCGTGGCCGTCCAGTTCGTCACCCGCGCCGCCCGCGCCGGGATCGGCCTCACCCCGCAGGACGTCTTCACGCACCGCACGGTCGCGGCCATGGCCGCCCACGCGGCGGGCATCGACGCCCCCGGCGACGAGCGGGCCGGCGCCCCGCCGATCCCCGAACCCGTGAGCCCCGAGGAGGCCGCGGCCCTGCGCGCCCGCTGGGCCGGGCGGAACGCGGAGGCGCTGCTCCCGCTCGCCCCACTCCAGGAGGGCATGCTCTTCCACGCCTTCTACTCCGGCGCCGCCCTCCGCGAAGGCGACGCGGACGCCGGTCCCGACCCGTACAACGTGCAGAAGGTCTTCGGGCTCGCCGGGCCGCTCGACGCCGAGGCGCTGCGCCGCGCCTGCCGGGGCGTACTCGACCGGCATCCCGCGCTGCGCGCCGCGTTCGACCGCGCCGGGTCCGGGGTGCCCGTGCAGGTGATCTGCGGCGGCCTCGAACCGGACTGGGCGTTCCACGACCTCGCGGACCTGGCCGAGCCGGAGCGCGCCGCCGCGCTGAGCGGGCTGCTCGCCTCGGACAAGGCCCGCCGCTTCCGGATGGACGCGCCGCCGCTGATCCGCTTCGGCCTCGTGCGCACCGCCCCGGACGAGCACCTGCTCGTCCTGACGAATCATCACATCCTGTACGACGGATGGTCGTTGCCGCTGGTGCTGCGGGACCTGTTCCTGCTGTACGCGGACGGCGGAGCCGGGTCCGCACTGCCGTCCGCCGTCCCGGTCTCCGACCACCTCGCGTGGCTCGCCGCCCAGGACCGTACGGCCTCCGAGGACGCCTGGCGCACCGCGCTCGCGGGCCTGGACGAGCCGACGCTCGTCGCCCCCGGCGCCCAGGCCGCCACCGGCACCCCGGCCCTCGCCGTCACCGAGCTGGACGAGGAGCTGACCCGGGCGGTGAACGCGGCCGCCCGCACCCGGGGCCTGACCACCAGCACCGTCGTCCAGGGTGCCTGGGCGCTGCTCCTCGCGCTGCTCACCGGCCGCGACGACGTCGTGTTCGGCACCACCGTCTCCGGCCGGCCGCCCCTGCTCCCGGGCGTCGAGGAGATGGTCGGGATGCTGATGAACACCGTCCCGGTCCGGGTCCGCGTCGACCCCGCGCAGCCGTTCGCCGCGCTCCTCGCCACCGTGCAGTCGGAGCAGGCCGCGCTGACTGGGCACCACCACCTCGGCCTGGCCGCGCTCCAGCGGCTGACCGGGATGCCCGAACTCTTCGACACCAGCACGGTCTTCGAGAACGCCCCGGTGGACCGCGCGTCCATCGGCCGGGCCGTCCCGGGGCTGCGGATCAGCGTCGAGGAGTCCGACGCCACCGGCGCCACGCACTACCCGCTCAGCCTGATCGCCGCCCCCGGCAACCGGATGCGCCTGGAACTCACCTACCGGGCCGACCTGTACGGCGAGGCCGAGGCGAACGCCGTCCTCACCCGGCTCCGGCTCGCCCTCGCGGCGTTCGCCGCCGACCCGGACCGGCCGGTCGCCGGGATCTCCCTGCTCACCGTCGAGGAGACGGCCGCGGCGCTCACGGCGGGCGAGGGCCCGGTCCGCGCCTTCCCGGACGCCACCCTGCCCGAGCTGTTCGCGGCCCAGGCTGCCCGCACCCCGGACGCGGTCGCCGTCGTCTGCGGTGCCGAGACCGTCACGTACGCCGGACTCGACGCACGGGCCGGCCGCCTCGCCGCCGCGCTCGTCGCGAAGGGGGCGGGGCCCGGCCGGGTCGTCGGGGTGAGCCTGCCCCGCTCGGTCGAGCTGATCGTCGCCCTGCACGCCGTGCACCGCGCCGGGGCCGCCTACCTGCCGATCGATCCGGAGTACCCGGCGGAGCGGGTCCGCAACATGCTCAGCGACGCCGGCCCGGTCCTCGTCATCGACCCGGCGAACTACGCGGCGCTGGTCTCGGGCGCCCCGGCCGCCGACGGCCCCGCCCCGGACCGCCCGCTGCCGCTGCACCCGGCCTACGTCATCCACACCTCCGGCTCCACCGGCCGCCCGAAGGGCATCGTCGTGGCGCACGCAGGGGTCGCCAACTACCTGCACTGGATGCAGGACGCGTTCCCGCTCGGCCCCGGCGACCGGGTCCTCCAGCGCACCTCGATGAGCTTCGACCCCTCGGTGTGGGAGATCTTCTGGCCGCTGATCACCGGCGCCGCCGTCGTGATCGCCGAGCCGGACGGGCACACCCGGCCCGGCTACCTCCCCGACCTGATCCGCCGGGAGAAGGTCACCGTCGCCCAGTTCGTCCCGTCCACCCTCGAAGTCTTCGTCCAGGAGCCGGGCGCGGACCGCTGCGACGGGCTGCGGCGGGTGTTCTGCGGCGGCGAGGCCATGACCTCGGGCCTGGTGGAACGGTTCCGCGCCGTGAGCGGGGCCGCCCTGCACAATCTGTACGGGCCGACCGAGGTGTCCGTCTACTCCACGAGCCACCTGGCGATCGCGGGCGCCGAACCCGCCGCCGTGCCCGTCGGCCGCCCCGCCTCCAACTTGCGGGTGTACGTGCTCGACGCCCGGCTGCGGCCGGTGCCCCCGGGGGTGAGCGGCGAAATCTGCATCGCGGGGCGCGGCGTCACCCTCGGCTACGCGGGCCGGCCCGGGCTCACCGCCGAACGATTCGTCGCCGACCCGTACGGCGCGCCCGGCACCCGGATGTACCGCACCGGCGACCTCGGCCGCCGCCGGGCCGACGGGGAGCTGGAATACCTGGGCCGCGCCGACCACCAGACGAAGATCCGGGGCCACCGCGTCGAGCTCGGCGAGATCGAGACCGTGCTCACCGCGGACCCCTCGGTGGCCCGCGCCGCGGCCATCGTCCGGGAGGACCGGGCGGGCGCCCCGCGCATCGTCGCGTACGCCGTCCCCGCCGCGGGTTCCTTCGACGCGGACGCGCTCCGGGAACACCTCGCCGCCTCGCTGCCCGGCTACATGGTGCCGTCCGTCCTGATGGAGGTCGCCGCCCTGCCGCTCACCCCGAACGGAAAGCTGGACCGCAAGGCCCTGCCCGTACCGGAGTTCTCGGCGGCCCCCGCCGGACGCGAACCGCGCGACGCCCGCGAGACCTTGCTCTGCGGCCTGTACGCCGAAGTGCTCGGCCTGGAACGCGTCTCGATCGACGACGACTTCTTCGGCCTCGGCGGCGACTCGATCATGTCGATCCGGCTGGCCGGCCGCGCCCGCACCGAAGGGCTCGACCTCACCCCGCGCGACGTGTTCACGCACAAGACCGTCGCCGCGCTCGCCCCCCACGCCAAGGACGTCGCGGCGGGCGAGGGCGACTGGACCCCCGCCCAGCAGCCCCTCGTCCCGCTCGACCTGGACGAGCTCGAAGAGCTCGAAGCCCAATGGGAGAACTCGAAGTGAAGCAGACCTCACTGGAAGCGGTGCTGCCGCTGTCCCCCTTGCAGGAGGGCATGCTCTTCCACGCTCTCTACGACACCGAGGGCGTCGACTTCTACAACATGCAGACGCCCCTGGAGCTGGCCGGGGCCCTGGACGCGCACGCCATGAAGCGCGCCTGCGGGCAACTCCTGGAACGCCACTCCGGTCTGCGCGCGGGCTTCCTGCAACGCCGATCGGGACAGGCCGTCCAGGCCGTGGCCCGTGCCGTCGAGGTGCCCTGGGAGGAGAGCGACCTCAGCGGCTTCGGCGAGTCCGAGCAGCGGGCCCGGCTCACCCGGCTCCTCGCCGCCGACCGCGAACGCCGCTTCGATCTGGCCCGGCCCCCGCTCGTCCGCTTCACCCTCGTCCGCCTCGGCGCCGAACGCCACGTCCTGGTCATCACCAACCACCACATCCTGGTCGACGGCTGGTCCCTGCCCATCGTGCTGCGCGACGTCTTCCGCCTCTACCGGCGCGCCCGGGGCGACGCCGGCCTGCCCGACCTGGAGGCGGTCGCCCCGTTCAGCGACTACCTGGGCTGGCTCGGCGCCCAGGACCGGGCCGATGCCGAACGCGCCTGGGCCGAGGCGCTGGAGGGGCTCGCCGAACCGACGCTGGTCGCCCCGGCGGCCGCCGCGGGCACCCCGGGACGCCAGCAGCGCGTCATCGCGGACCTGCCGGCCGAACTGACCGCCGCGCTCAGCACGGCCGGGCGGCAGCGCGGACTGACCCTCAACACCGTCGTCCAGGGCACCTGGGCGCTGCTCCTCGCCTCCCTCACCGGGCGCGACGACATCGTGTTCGGGGCCACCGTCGCGGGCCGCCCGCCACAGATCCCCGGCGTCGACCACATGGTCGGCCTGCTCATCAACACCGTGCCCGCCCGGCTGCGCATCGACCCGGTCGAGCCGCTGTCCGCGATGCTGGCCCGGCTCCAGGACCAGCAGGCCCGCCTCGGCGGCTACCACTACCTGGGCCTCGCCGACATCCACCGGACCACCGGGCACACCGAACTCTTCGACACCACCGTCGCGTTCGAGAGCTTCCCGATCGACCCGCTCGCCGCGTCCAAGGCGATCCCCGGCATGGCCATCTCCATCGTGGAGGCCACCGGCCACGACGCCCACGAGGGCACCCACTACCCGCTCAGCCTCGCCGTCTACCCGGGCGACGAACTGCGCCTCGAACTCAACCACCGCCAGGACCTCTTCGACACCGAGGCGGCGACCGCGCTCCTCGGCCGGCTCCGGCTGCTCCTCGAAGGCTTCGTCTCCGCCCCGGACACCCCGGCCGGTCGCGTCGACCTCCTCACCGAGGAGGAGCGCCGCCGCACCCTCTACACCTGGAACGACACCGCCCGCGAGGTCCCCGACGCCACGCTCCCCGACGTCTTCGAGGCGCAGGTGCGGGCCACCCCCGAAGCGACCGCCCTCGTCGGCGGCGGGCAGGCCCTCACCTTCGGCGCCCTCAACGCCCGCGCCAACCGGCTCGCCCGGCTCCTCGCCGCCCGGGGCGCCGGACCCGACACCCTCGTCGCGCTCGCGCTGCCCCGCACCGCCGACACCGTGGTGGCGATCCTCGCCGTGCTCAAGGCCGGGGCCGCCTACCTGCCGATCGACCCCGAGTACCCGGCCGCCCGGATCACCGCGCTGCTCGCCGACACCGATCCGGTCCTCCTGGTGACCACGGACGTCGTCGCGGCCGGGCTCCCGGACGGGGGGCCGGACCGGCTCTCGCTCGACGCCCTCGCCGACCGGCTCGACGGCGGTGCCGGGGCGCCCTCCGACGCCGACCTCACGGACGCCGACCGCACCGCCCCGCTGCTCCCCGCGCACCTCGCGTACACCATCTCGACCTCGGGCTCCACCGGCACGCCCAAGGCCGTCGCGGTCGAGCACCGCGCCCTGGTGAACATGTTCCACAGCCACCGGGACCGGTTCTTCGCGCCGGAGTCCGAGGCGGCGGGCGGCCGTCGGATGCGCGTCGCGCTCACCAACGCGCTGGTCTTCGACGCCTCCTGGAGCCAGCTCCTGTGGATGACCGGCGGCCACGAACTGCACCTGGTGGACGACGAGACCCGCAAGGACCCGCACGCGCTGACCGCGTACGTCACCGAGCGGCGCATTGACGTCCTCGACACCACGCCCAGCTTCGCCCGCACCCTCCTCGCGGCCGGGCTCCTCGCCGCCGGGAGTCACCGCCCGACCACTCTCGCGCTCGGCGGCGAGGCCGTCGGCGACGACCTGTGGGACGAACTGCGCGCCACCGAGGGCCTGAACGGCTACAACCTGTACGGCCCCGCCGAGTGCACCGTCGACGCGATGCTCTGCCGCACCGGCGACAGCGAGCGCCCCGCCATCGGCCGCCCCGCGCACAACACCCGCGTCTACCTTCTGGACGACCGGCTGCGCCTGGTCCCCGCCGGTACCGACGGCGAGCTGTACATCGCCGGGGCCGGGCTCGCCCGCGGCTACCTCGGCCGCCCCGGGCTCTCCGCCGAACGCTTCGTCGCCGACCCCTTCGGCGGGCCCGGCGCCCGCATGTACCGCACCGGCGACCTCGGCCGCCGGCTGCCCGACGGCACGATGGTGTTCGCCGGGCGCGCCGACGACCAGGTCAAGATCCGCGGCTTCCGCGTCGAGCCCGGCGAGATCGAGGCGGTCTGCGCCGCCGACCCGGCCGTGGCCCGGGCGGCCGTCGTGGCCCGCGAGGACCAGCCGGGTGTCAAGCGCCTCGTCGCCTATGTGGTGCCCGCCGAC contains the following coding sequences:
- a CDS encoding hypothetical protein (identified by MetaGeneAnnotator; putative;~sequence version:1), giving the protein MDAGLLRRAVRRAEVESGTFDVTFGEGPQGPYQTAVAQAGELLREIDLSDRPDPHAEALRWMAEDRHTALDLVRDPLFNEVLLKLGEAHFIWYKRCHHILIDGFGSVLFTRRVAELYAAEAAGEEPAGAPLNTLAELVAEEAAYRASDRFARDRAYWLARFAVQPETATLSDRTVPGRAGEVLPTRTAELPESALAALRTAGREARTTWTVPVLAAVAAYLHGMTGQRDLTIGVPVAARRTDIARNNPGMMANQLPLRLTVDPATTRSQLLRQVASRLAELLEHQNYPYDDLRRDLKLVGSGGHLFGVQVNIIPGSGDLLFDGHPTYARTLQGGPVPDLNISVRSQSTGQGAAIDFEAPADRYTEDELAAHQDRFLRYLTALATAPADLPIGRLPLLGPDEHERVLVEWNDTGRPDAGTTFPELFERQVRATPHADAVRAGETTLSYERLNARANRLARLLARMGAGPDTRVAVAMDRSPDAVVAVLAVLKAGAAHLPVDVSYPAERIAYMLDDARPALMLTTRAAAARLDGLAGLPEQLFLDELFVGGLFLDELVLDEASLAPHSDDSDLTDADRTAPLRPGHTAYVIYTSGSTGRPKGVLVPHTGIAALASTQADRLALRPGERVLMFASPSFDASVWELGTALLTGGCAVVAPAERLQPGPALAALIAETGVSCLLLAPSALSVMAEGSIPPGVTLVVGAEACPPDLVERWSPGRRMVNAYGPTESTVITTMSDPLAGRTVPRMGRPVHRTRVRVLDEALRPVPAGVAGEVYIAGSGLARGYLSRPGLSAGRFVADPYGEPGARMYRSGDLARWTSDGELEYLGRGDDQVKVRGFRIEPGEIEAVLAADPAVGHATVVVREDAPGVRRLVAYVVPGPDAMPEPAALRELAAAGLPEYMVPAAVVVLDALPLTPSGKLDRNALPAPEFTGAAESRAPRDERERLLCELIGELLGATAVGIDDNFFDLGGDSIVAVQFVTRAARAGIGLTPQDVFTHRTVAAMAAHAAGIDAPGDERAGAPPIPEPVSPEEAAALRARWAGRNAEALLPLAPLQEGMLFHAFYSGAALREGDADAGPDPYNVQKVFGLAGPLDAEALRRACRGVLDRHPALRAAFDRAGSGVPVQVICGGLEPDWAFHDLADLAEPERAAALSGLLASDKARRFRMDAPPLIRFGLVRTAPDEHLLVLTNHHILYDGWSLPLVLRDLFLLYADGGAGSALPSAVPVSDHLAWLAAQDRTASEDAWRTALAGLDEPTLVAPGAQAATGTPALAVTELDEELTRAVNAAARTRGLTTSTVVQGAWALLLALLTGRDDVVFGTTVSGRPPLLPGVEEMVGMLMNTVPVRVRVDPAQPFAALLATVQSEQAALTGHHHLGLAALQRLTGMPELFDTSTVFENAPVDRASIGRAVPGLRISVEESDATGATHYPLSLIAAPGNRMRLELTYRADLYGEAEANAVLTRLRLALAAFAADPDRPVAGISLLTVEETAAALTAGEGPVRAFPDATLPELFAAQAARTPDAVAVVCGAETVTYAGLDARAGRLAAALVAKGAGPGRVVGVSLPRSVELIVALHAVHRAGAAYLPIDPEYPAERVRNMLSDAGPVLVIDPANYAALVSGAPAADGPAPDRPLPLHPAYVIHTSGSTGRPKGIVVAHAGVANYLHWMQDAFPLGPGDRVLQRTSMSFDPSVWEIFWPLITGAAVVIAEPDGHTRPGYLPDLIRREKVTVAQFVPSTLEVFVQEPGADRCDGLRRVFCGGEAMTSGLVERFRAVSGAALHNLYGPTEVSVYSTSHLAIAGAEPAAVPVGRPASNLRVYVLDARLRPVPPGVSGEICIAGRGVTLGYAGRPGLTAERFVADPYGAPGTRMYRTGDLGRRRADGELEYLGRADHQTKIRGHRVELGEIETVLTADPSVARAAAIVREDRAGAPRIVAYAVPAAGSFDADALREHLAASLPGYMVPSVLMEVAALPLTPNGKLDRKALPVPEFSAAPAGREPRDARETLLCGLYAEVLGLERVSIDDDFFGLGGDSIMSIRLAGRARTEGLDLTPRDVFTHKTVAALAPHAKDVAAGEGDWTPAQQPLVPLDLDELEELEAQWENSK